CGTCTTATTGCTGAAAGGCAAAGCAGAGCAGCTTGAGCATAATGGGAAGTACGTCTATGCAGATTTCCCCCTTCCCTCCGTGATTCGATTGCGCCAGTACGTGCGCGTACCCTATACAGAAATTGCGCTGACCCGAAAAAATCTGCTGCACCGAGACGGGCACAGTTGCCAGTACTGCGGCTACAGTGGCGATGACCTGACCCTGGATCATGTAATTCCTCGATCGCGCGGTGGCCAGGACACGTGGGAAAACATTGCAGTGGCCTGTGTACGCTGTAATGTCAAAAAGGGCAATCGTACCCCTAAGGAAGCGGGAATGTCATTGCTGAAGAAACCCCACAAACCCCATAGCAGCCTTTACTTTGAAGTAGCGAAATATGTCAAAGGCGGCGCAAATCAAGAGTGGCGGAAATATGTGATTGGAGCCTAGGTGCGCACTAAACCCTTGACTGGCATTGAGCTTCAGTAACCAGTTCGGCTGAGCTAGATGGCCAACGATCGGAAGCTCGATCGGTCATCTGACCCTAACTTTTCCTGAACCTGCTAGCCTAGAGAAGGTCTTTTCTTCCCCTCTTCCATGGCAGCGCAAACCGGTGTGACTTCACAATCGACCCCAGCCCGATCGGACAATGACTGGCGGCTGTTTCTGCAACTCTTGCCCTACGCCAAGCGCTATCGCCAGTTGTTAATTACAGCCGTGGTTCTGTTGATTCCCAGTGCGATCGCACGGGCCATTCAACCGATCGTCATTGGGCAAGCTATTTCGCTACTGCGGCAGGAAGATTCGACGTGGCAGTTTTTGCAGAGCTGGGATCTCTCAACGGGACTGAATTTTTTGGCCTTGCTGCTGTTGGTGACGATCGCCGGTCGATTAGTGTTTGATGCCACCCAAGGGTATTTGGTGCAAAAAGCCGGACAACGGATGACGGCGGATATTCGCTATGACCTCTTTACCCATGTGACCTCCTTAGCAGTGCGATTTTTCGATCGGACGCCCGTGGGCAAGTTGATTACTCGCCTCACCAGTGATGTAGATGCCTTGGGTGAAGTGTTTTCTACCGGGGCGATCGGGATCATTGGTGATTTTATTTTGATGTTGGTCATCACTGTTTTAATGTTTACGAAACAGTGGCAACTCGCGACTTTGTTAGTTTTGATTCTAATACCCACCTCCCTATTAATTGTCTATTTACAAAAGCAATATCGCACAGCCAACTATGCCTCACGGGAAGAGCTTTCTAGCTTGAATGCAAGCCTACAAGAAAACATTCTGGGAGTCAGTGTTGTTCAACTCTTTCGACGAGAACAAATCAATAGTCAACTTTTTAACCAAACCAATCGGAATTATATTCGGGAAGTCGATCGCACCATTTTCTATGATTCTGCTGTGTCCGCAACGTTAGAGTGGGTGTCCTTGATTGCGATCGCGGGTGTGTTGGCGATCGGGGGGAAATTTGTCAATGATAGCAATCTAGGGTTCGGAACACTCTCTGCCTTTATTTTGTTTGCCCAGACGTTATTTGATCCATTGCGCCAGTTTGCGGAGAAGTTCACCGCCATCCAATCGGGATTTACTGCCGTTGAGCGGATCAATGATGTCTTGAATGAACCGATCGAAATTAAGGATCGGGTTCAACATTTTCAACAAATTGACCATGGCGTGGGAGAAATCCGTTTTGAAAACGTTTCCTTTGGCTACAAGCCTGGAGAATACGTGCTTCATAACCTCGATTTCACCATTCAACCGGGTGAAAAAGTCGCCCTTGTTGGCCCGACGGGCGCGGGTAAAAGTTCCATCATCCGCCTGCTGAGCCGACTGTATGAACCCCAAGAAGGCCGCATTTTGTTGGACGGGGTGGATATTCGGAATTTGCCACAGGCAGAACTGCGCCGCCGCATTGGAATTATTTTGCAAGATGGTTTTATCTTTGCCGGGGATGTGAAAGGCAATATTACCCTCGGAGAGGAATATGCCATGGCGGAGATCCAAACGGCTGCTGAGAGCACCAATGTCTCCCAACTGATTGAACAGTTACCCCAGGGCTACAACACCCAGTTACGGGAGCGGGGAACCAATCTGTCCGGCGGCCAAAAACAATTAATTGCCTTCGCCCGCGCAGCCATTCGCGATCCCAAAATTCTAGTTTTGGATGAGGCGACTTCCAGCTTGGATGTGGGAACCGAAGCGCTCATTCAGGAGGCGTTGGAACGAATGCTGGAAAACCGCACTGCAATTATCATCGCCCACCGATTGTCTACCATTCGAAATGTCGATCGCATCCTAGTTCTCAAACGGGGCAAACTGATTGAAAGTGGTCGCCACGAAGATCTGATTGCTCAGGATGGCTTATATGCCAGTCTTTATAAATTACAAATGCTGGATCTCTAGTGCTAGGTTCCTATTATGTTGGCTCTCTAGTAGCAGCATAGTATTGCCGATAAAATTTGTTAATTAATTGATTAATTGATTGGTTAAGCAGTTGAGATTATGTTGATTTTTTAATCACTCATCTGCAATTCGATCGTGTCCCCGACTTCCGCCTGTAGGATAGCTTGTGCATTGCCACGATTGATTGCAAGTTCTAAATACCCATGACTGCCGATCAGCCCGATCGGGCTTCCCTGACGGACATCAGCATAGGTAAACTGTCCGGGATAGCGGGTCTGCTGGAATTGCAATTGCCAAGACCATCCTTGAACGAACGCGGCGGGGAAATTGGTGATCAGGTTGCCGAAGTGATCGATCGCTTGAATGCAGCCATGGTAGGTATTGCGGGACAGTTGTCTGAGCGGAAACTGGAGCTGTACTAGGCTGGCAGGATCGATCGGGGTGCCTAAGGCTTCGATCGGAATCCCCTTAGCAAGATAGGCCGCAACGGGAGCAAAAATATCTCGACCATGGAATGTGGTACTGGGACTCGCCGATCGCCAATAGTCGGCATTGGTGAGTTCTACGGCCTGAACGATCGCTTGCTGAGCCAGCACGCCACTCAGCAAGCCATTATCCGGCGCAACAAAATAGGCATTCTCCGTTTGCACCGCGATCGCCCGCCGCTGACTACCTACCCCTGGATCAACGATCGCGACATGGATGGCCCCTGGGGGAAAATAGGCATAGGCCATCAACAGCTGAAACCGAGCGACGGCAATATCTTGGGGCGGAATCCCATGGGTCAAATCCACGATCGTGGCCGTGGGCAGAATACCTAAAATGACGCCTTTCAGGATGCCGACATAGCTATCTTGCCAACCAAAATCACTAAGCAACGTTAAGAGCTGCATAAAACAACGTAAATTTTAGTATCAAAGAATACCGTTTTAATGGGTTGTGGTAATGTGGAAAAAGGGTGTTTATGGATTGAGTGCGTTGAGGATTCCCTGCGTAGCACCGAGTCATACCTGCTAGCCATCAAGCTAGTCATGCCAGCACCCGATCGCTCAAAAGACTGTAGGACAAAAATCCAGTAGGAGGTTATATGGTAGATCAAAATCGTCAATCCATCGCTCAAGTCAAAGCAGCCCATCGTGAAAATTTACGGCGGAATTTGCAGCAACGGATGGAAGCTGCCCGGACTCGTGGAGATCAGCAACTTCTAAAACTGTTAGAACAGGAAGCCAGCTATCTTCAATAGGTTTGCTTTCCTCGGTCTACTTCAATAGTTGGCTTCGATCATTCGATTAAAAGTCTGCTTCGATCAAAAATGCCAGTGCGCCCTTCCAGACTCTCCACAGGTTGGGTGCATTGGCATTTTTGAGAAGTGGCCGTAATTTGAGGAGTCGCTGTCAAGGGTCAGCATGGCCTTTGGCTTCCCTCCGTTGCCCCAAATCGATCGTGAGCAGTGCTAAGATACCCAAGGCTATCGTTACCCTTTCTGTCGGCAACAATACATTGCTAGTTGCGTCATGGCCTTCAGTATGATTCTGTCAGCATGATTTTGCTAGTAACCTTATCCTCTTTCATGGGCATATCTGGGATGACTCGTCACTCTTTGTACTCCGGTTCGTTGGCACTGTTGGCGGCTCTGTGCTTGGCTCCCGTTGCCCAAGCCCAGGACTCTCGGTTCATTGCCCAGGCTGACCCCAGCGAATTGCGTCCCCTTGCGCAGGATACCAGCATTCTGAATGTCCAAGCGGGACAGAACTTGATGAAGGAAGCCAGCGATGCTTCTGGGGCCAAAAACTACGGGCTGGCAGTGAAGAAGTTACAGGAAGCGCGGCAAGTCTTTAACCAACTCTCCAACTTCCATCAAGACTTGGTTGGGAGCTTTTCGGGATTAGACATCCGCATTTCCAATGCCCAACGCACCCGTGCTTTGAAGGCGGCGCAACTGCGGGACGAAGCAACCTACCAGTTGGCGATCGCCCACCGCGCCAACAACCAACCGGAACTGGCGGTACCGCTGCTGATCCAGGTGCTTCGGAGCCAAAGCCCCACCCGCGACATGGGTAAACAAGCCTATGGGCAACTGCTGGAAATTGGCTTTGTCGATCTGCCCTATCCCAGTCCAAAGGAAGGCGAGGCGGCTCCCACGGTGACGATCGGGCCAGGGGCTGGAATCCTCAGCATTCCTGGGGGCGATCAACTGATGGCCGATGCGGTCAATGCTGTGACGGCTAGCAACTATCCCTTGGCGCAAACCAAGCTCAAGGAAGCTCGTCAAGCTTTCAATCAACTGTCGAACTTTTACCAAGATTTGGCAAGCGTATTTTCCGGCATTGATACCCCGATCGCCGATAGTACCCGCCAAAAAGCGTTGAAAACGGCCCAGAGTCGTGACGAAGCCACCTACCAATTGGCGCTCGTTCACCGGGCTCAAAATCAGCCGGAACTGGCCGTGCCGCTGTTGGTGCAAATCGTCCGCAGTCAACAGCCCACCCGCGATCTGGGACGCAAAGCCTACGCCCAACTGGTGGAGCTGGGATTTGCCGATACGCCCTATCCCCGCACCACCCAATCCGCCAGCGGGCGCTAAGCTAAGCTAGCGATCGCTGACCCTAACAAACGCTGAATTAACGAACGCTGACAAATCGTTCCCGCGCGATCGTCCGCAGCCGATTGACATCCTCTCGCCGAGACACCGACAAAGGAACCGTGCTTTTCACGGATTCCACAATCAGCTCCGTCCGCAGGGGTTGGTTGAGGTAGAGGGCTTTGTACAAGGCTGTGACGATCGCCTGTTCGATTTCAGCGCCACTAAAGCCATCGGTGGCGGCGACGAGGGCATTGAAGTCGAACTGAGCTGGATCCTGCTTCCGTCGAACCAGGTGCAGTTGCAGAATCGTAGCTCGCTCCTGGGCATCGGGCAAATCAACGAAGAAGATCTCGTCAAAACGCCCTTTCCGTAGCAGTTCCGGCGGAATTTTCGACAAGTCATTGGCCGTTGCGATGACAAACACTTCCTGGGATTTTTCCTGCATCCAGGTGAGAAACGAGCCAAACATGCGCTGGCTTAAACCGCCGTCGGAATCGCTGTTGGAGGTGCCAAAGCTTTTTTCGATTTCGTCAATCCAGAGGACGGCTGGAGCCATGGATTCCGCTAGGCTCAGAGCGTTACGGAAGTTTTTTTCGGATTCGCCGACATATTTGTCATAGAGGCGGCCTGCATCCAGCTTGAGCAAGGGCATTTTCCAGGCTTTGGCGATCGCTTTCGCTGCTAAGGATTTACCGCAGCCCTGAATCCCCACAATCAAAATGCCCTTGGGGGGTTGCAGATTCCATTCCCGCGCCTGGGGAGAAAAGCCAACTTTAGCCTGGTTGAGCCATTGCTTCAGCCCTGCAAATCCGCCCCATTGCAGCGGTGCGTGATCGACGGGGAAGTATTCCAGCATACTTTCTTCCCGAATCACTTGGGCTTTGCGGTTTAGGACACGATCGATATCCTGGACTGTGAGTTTGCCATCTTCCAAGGCGGCGTAGGCCACCACTTTGCGAGCCTGTTGCAGGGTCATGCCGGAGAGCGCCTGGACTAAGGTTTGGATCTCGTTGTCTTGGATTTCAATCTGGACGCGATTTTTGGCCCGCAGCGATCGCACAGTGGCCATGACGGCTTGATGGAGTTCATCTCGGGCAGGCAATTTGAGATCGTAGTAAACGGCTTCGTGGGTGACTTCCTGGGGCAGGGTGACGCTATTGCCTGTGAGGATGATGGCCGATCGGGATTGGGAAAAGGTTTGCACTAATTCCCGAAACTGCCGTGCGACCGTCGCATCTTCTAGGTAAACCGCAAAGTCTTTCAGCCAAAAAATAGCGCTCAGGTTGAGTTCCTGTATCCGTTTCAGAACTTCCAGGGGTTCGTGGGAATTGTCATAGGCGGTGGGCTGACTGCTGGGGGCACAGTCGTTTTGCCAGCGGTTATCGACTGAAACGGACGATCGGGTGAGTCCTTGGGTAATGCTCCATTCCATCAGGGTACGGCCCATTTCCTGGGTGGCGGCTTGCAGGAGTCCTTGGACGCGCTCTTCTTCAACGGTTTCAAAGACAATCAGGGGATGGAAGGACAGTATCAGGGTTTGGAGTTCGTGAACCCGAGCCTGCATGGAAGGACAAAGAGTAGGAAGCGCCATGGGTAGTTTCAAGTAATCAGCGTTGCATGAAATTCAGAGGGAATGCCCTGGGAACACCTTACGATCGCCTGCGATCGCCGCAGGAGCGGCTAGACTGGCGACTAACCCTTAGAATTCCCAGCAAAGCTACCTTCATCACGGCAGGAGTCAATTACAGAGACGACCGCCTAGGAAATCTGAGAAATCAGCAGATTGAGAATCACGATCTCCAGGGAATCGATCGTGATTCTGGGAGAGGCTAAACATTGATGGGATATGGTTGATTGTCGCCTCCTTGATTCAAGATTTTTCCGCATCCATTCCCATGGCCAACTACGTTTGTAGCTTCGTTTGTAGCTTATCTTATGATTTCAAGATAACTTCTATCAGTATTAAAACCAGCATCAACTCTGAGGCTACTTTCGTGAATGTCAGAAATAGCTGATTTTTCTAAAATATTCACTCTTCAATATTCATCTTAAGGATTGACTAAGAAATCACATCTCCGATTCATTTACCCATCCCTCTACTTATCCCCTTGAAATTTCATGTCTCCGCGGTTCCCTTAGCCCTGTCTCCGAGTTGTTTCAGTTCAAGGCAGATTACCGACAATAAAACAGAGTTTGCGATCGCGAGTCTTGTATTTACGATCGCAAGTCTTGTATTTGCGATCGCGAGTCTTGTAGAAGTCTTGCTAATTGCAAACTTTGTTAAATCCACGCCATTTCTTAACCAAGGCCACCCGATTGCGCAGTACAGTGGAAGCATACCCTGCATCACCGTTCACAGACACACCGTTCACAGACACCGTTCACAGACACACCCACAGTCAGCATCTACAGCCATCTACTGGCAGCCTTACGCGCTGACAGGCTTGCTCACTGACAGTCTTACGTACTGGCAGCCTTACCTACTGACAGCCTTACACACTGCACCGTCACTCACGATCGGCCATATTCACTTTTTTAAGGAGGCGGCAATGGGGATCGCCACAGTTAACCCATCCACTGGAGAAATTGTCAAAACCTTTGAACCCATTACAGATCAAGCATTAGACAATAAACTCAACAAAGCAGCGAAAGCCTTTCGCCAGTACCAACAGATCCCGATCGCCCAACGCGCCCACTGGCTCCAGCAAGCCGCCGATCGCCTAGAAGCCCACAAAGAACAGTACGGACGCCTGATGACCGTGGAAATGGGCAAACCCATCAAATCCGCGATCGCCGAAGTCGAAAAATGTGCCTGGGTCTGTCGCTTCTATGCCGATCATGCGGAAGCCTTCCTGCAACCCACCCCGATCGCCACCGATGCCACTGAAAGCTACGTCATTTATCAACCCCTCGGGGCGATTTTGGCCGTGATGCCGTGGAATTTTCCCTTCTGGCAAGTGTTTCGGTTTGCGGCTCCAGCGCTGATGGTGGGCAATGTGGGCCTGCTGAAACATGCCTCCAACGTACCCCAGTCGGCCTTGGCGATCGAACAACTTCTGTTGGACGCAGGTTTCCCGGAAGGCGTATTTCAAACCCTGCTGATTGGGGCCGATCGAGTGGCTCCCTTAATGGCCGATTCCCGCGTTGCCGCCGCCACCTTAACCGGGAGCGAACCCGCAGGCATGAGTTTAGCCATAGCCGCTGGGCAAAATCTCAAAAAAGTGGTGTTGGAATTGGGCGGGAGTGATCCCTTCATCGTCATGCCCACCGCTGATTTGGACGCTGCTGTTGCCGCCGCTGTCACCTCCCGGATGGTAAATAACGGCCAAACCTGCATTGCCGCCAAACGCTTTATCGTCCATGAAGCGATCGCCGATGCCTTCACCCACAAACTCACTGAAAAGTTTGCCGCCCTCAAGGTGGGTGACCCGCTTTTGCCCGAAACGGACGTTGGCCCCCTCGCCACTCCGAAAATTTTGCAGGATCTCGATCGCCAAGTGCGAGAAACGGTGCTGCGGGGCGCAAAGGTTGTGATTGGTGGCCATCCCCTCGATCGCCCCGGTGACTTCTACGCACCCACCATCCTGACCGACATTCCCCACCACAGCCCCGGTCGCACCGAAGAATTTTTTGGCCCGGTGGCATTGTTGTTCCGCGTCATGGACTTGGATGGCGCGATCGACTTGGCAAACGCCACCCAATTTGGCCTAGGGGCGAGTGCTTGGACGAATGACCTGACGGAAAAAGCACGATTTATTCAAGAACTCCAAGCCGGCTCGGTCTTTGTGAATGGCATGGTTAAATCCGATCCTCGGCTGCCCTTTGGTGGAATTAAGCGATCGGGCATTGGCCGAGAACTGGGGCGAGAAGGGCTCCTGGAATTCGCCAATATCAAAACGATTTGGGTCCAATAATCGCCCGAGTTTCACCCATCCCAAATCCTCTGCGATCGCCCCAATGTCCTAGCGGGTTCTGCGCAATTTAATTTTTGACAGTGGTGGACTGACACAAACCCATCAAAAATCCACATCGTTTGGAGAACCGCATACACCATTTCTTTCGCATCATGATGAATGATTGATTCTAAAAGACTACACAATACGATCGGTTATGGTTGAACTCAATACCGCTGAACTCTTGGTCAAATGCTTGGAAAATGAAGGGGTGGACTATATCTTTGGCCTCCCTGGCGAAGAGAATTTACACGTTCTCCAAGCCCTCAAGCATTCCAGTATTCAATTCATCACCGTTCGCCATGAGCAAGGGGCTGCCTTCATGGCTGATGTCTATGGACGCTTAACGGGCAAAGCGGGCGTCTGTCTGTCTACCCTGGGGCCGGGGGCCACTAATTTGATGACCGGGGTCGCCGATGCCAACCTCGATCGTGCCCCTTTAGTCGCCATCACTGGACAAGTCGGCACCGATCGGATGCATATTGAGTCCCACCAGTATCTCGATCTGGTGGCCATGTTTGCCCCTGTCACCAAGTGGAATGCCCAAATTGTCCGCCCCGGCATCACCCCGGAAGTGGTGCGTCGGGCCTTCAAGTTAGCCCAGACAGAAAAACCCGGCGCAGTCCATATTGATTTGCCAGAAAATATTGCAGCCATGACGGCCCCAGGCTATCCCCTACAAAAGCATGACTTAGAAAAAACCTTCGCCTCCTTTCACAGTATTGAAACCGCCGCCACCGCCATTTCCCAAGCCAAGAATCCCATTATTTTGGTCGGCAATGGTGCCATTCGGGCCTCTGCCAGCCCTGCGGTCACCCGTTTTGCCCAACAGTTGAATATTCCCGTTGCCAATACCTTTATGGGGAAAGGCGTGATTCCCTATACGTCTCCCCTTGCATTGTGGTCAGTGGGATTGCAGTCCCGAGACTTCATTACCTGCGGTTTTGAACGATCGGATTTGGTAATTTGTATTGGCTATGATTTAGTGGAATATTCGCCCAAAAAATGGAATCCTGATAGTCAGATTCCCGTCATTCATATTGATGCCACCCCTGCTGAAGTCGATAGCAGTTACATTCCCATTGCAGAAGTCATTGGCGATATTTCCGATTCCCTTGAGGAGATTTTGAAACGGGTCGATCGTCAGGGTAAACCCACCCCCTACGGATTAGAACTCCGCGAAAACATTGTGGCGGACTACGAATATTACGCCCAGGATACGGAATTCCCCATTAAGCCCCAAAAAATTATCTACGACCTGCGGAAAGTCATGGGAGGGGATGACATTGTCATTTCCGACGTGGGTGCCCACAAAATGTGGATGGCGCGGCATTATCACTGCGAAAAACCCAACACTTGTTTGATCTCCAATGGCTTTGCCGCCATGGGAATTGCCATTCCGGGGGCGATCGCGGCGAAGTTAGTCTATCCCGATCGCAAGGTAGTGGCCGTCTCCGGGGATGGGGGATTTATGATGAACTGCCAGGAACTGGAAACGGCTTTACGCATCGGCACCAATTTTGTCACGCTCATTTTTAATGATGGAGCCTATGGCCTGATTGATTGGAAACAACATAACTATTTTGGGGAATCAGCTTTTATTCAGTTTAGCAATCCCGATTTCGTTAAATTCGCAGAAAGTATGGGACTCAAAGGTTATCGAGTCACCCAGACCGCAGACCTACTGCCAACCCTCCAAGAAGCACTGGCGCAATCGGTGCCTGCCGTGATTGATTGCCCGGTGGACTATCGTGAAAATCTAAAGTTCACCCAGCGATCGGGGGAAGTGGTTTGCAATATCTAGCCCCTTCCCACTGTTCCCCTTTCCACTATGCCTCCTTGACGACTGTACCTACTTCCTAATTCGCCCAAAGAATTAATCCCAAATCATAGGGACTCCCCAGATTTTCATGGTGGGGCAAAATCCGTAGGGAGAAGCCC
This DNA window, taken from Alkalinema sp. FACHB-956, encodes the following:
- a CDS encoding HNH endonuclease encodes the protein MSKVLVLNASYEPLNITSWRRAIVLLLKGKAEQLEHNGKYVYADFPLPSVIRLRQYVRVPYTEIALTRKNLLHRDGHSCQYCGYSGDDLTLDHVIPRSRGGQDTWENIAVACVRCNVKKGNRTPKEAGMSLLKKPHKPHSSLYFEVAKYVKGGANQEWRKYVIGA
- a CDS encoding ABC transporter ATP-binding protein, with translation MAAQTGVTSQSTPARSDNDWRLFLQLLPYAKRYRQLLITAVVLLIPSAIARAIQPIVIGQAISLLRQEDSTWQFLQSWDLSTGLNFLALLLLVTIAGRLVFDATQGYLVQKAGQRMTADIRYDLFTHVTSLAVRFFDRTPVGKLITRLTSDVDALGEVFSTGAIGIIGDFILMLVITVLMFTKQWQLATLLVLILIPTSLLIVYLQKQYRTANYASREELSSLNASLQENILGVSVVQLFRREQINSQLFNQTNRNYIREVDRTIFYDSAVSATLEWVSLIAIAGVLAIGGKFVNDSNLGFGTLSAFILFAQTLFDPLRQFAEKFTAIQSGFTAVERINDVLNEPIEIKDRVQHFQQIDHGVGEIRFENVSFGYKPGEYVLHNLDFTIQPGEKVALVGPTGAGKSSIIRLLSRLYEPQEGRILLDGVDIRNLPQAELRRRIGIILQDGFIFAGDVKGNITLGEEYAMAEIQTAAESTNVSQLIEQLPQGYNTQLRERGTNLSGGQKQLIAFARAAIRDPKILVLDEATSSLDVGTEALIQEALERMLENRTAIIIAHRLSTIRNVDRILVLKRGKLIESGRHEDLIAQDGLYASLYKLQMLDL
- a CDS encoding SAM-dependent chlorinase/fluorinase; translation: MQLLTLLSDFGWQDSYVGILKGVILGILPTATIVDLTHGIPPQDIAVARFQLLMAYAYFPPGAIHVAIVDPGVGSQRRAIAVQTENAYFVAPDNGLLSGVLAQQAIVQAVELTNADYWRSASPSTTFHGRDIFAPVAAYLAKGIPIEALGTPIDPASLVQLQFPLRQLSRNTYHGCIQAIDHFGNLITNFPAAFVQGWSWQLQFQQTRYPGQFTYADVRQGSPIGLIGSHGYLELAINRGNAQAILQAEVGDTIELQMSD
- a CDS encoding AAA family ATPase, whose protein sequence is MALPTLCPSMQARVHELQTLILSFHPLIVFETVEEERVQGLLQAATQEMGRTLMEWSITQGLTRSSVSVDNRWQNDCAPSSQPTAYDNSHEPLEVLKRIQELNLSAIFWLKDFAVYLEDATVARQFRELVQTFSQSRSAIILTGNSVTLPQEVTHEAVYYDLKLPARDELHQAVMATVRSLRAKNRVQIEIQDNEIQTLVQALSGMTLQQARKVVAYAALEDGKLTVQDIDRVLNRKAQVIREESMLEYFPVDHAPLQWGGFAGLKQWLNQAKVGFSPQAREWNLQPPKGILIVGIQGCGKSLAAKAIAKAWKMPLLKLDAGRLYDKYVGESEKNFRNALSLAESMAPAVLWIDEIEKSFGTSNSDSDGGLSQRMFGSFLTWMQEKSQEVFVIATANDLSKIPPELLRKGRFDEIFFVDLPDAQERATILQLHLVRRKQDPAQFDFNALVAATDGFSGAEIEQAIVTALYKALYLNQPLRTELIVESVKSTVPLSVSRREDVNRLRTIARERFVSVR
- a CDS encoding NAD-dependent succinate-semialdehyde dehydrogenase — encoded protein: MGIATVNPSTGEIVKTFEPITDQALDNKLNKAAKAFRQYQQIPIAQRAHWLQQAADRLEAHKEQYGRLMTVEMGKPIKSAIAEVEKCAWVCRFYADHAEAFLQPTPIATDATESYVIYQPLGAILAVMPWNFPFWQVFRFAAPALMVGNVGLLKHASNVPQSALAIEQLLLDAGFPEGVFQTLLIGADRVAPLMADSRVAAATLTGSEPAGMSLAIAAGQNLKKVVLELGGSDPFIVMPTADLDAAVAAAVTSRMVNNGQTCIAAKRFIVHEAIADAFTHKLTEKFAALKVGDPLLPETDVGPLATPKILQDLDRQVRETVLRGAKVVIGGHPLDRPGDFYAPTILTDIPHHSPGRTEEFFGPVALLFRVMDLDGAIDLANATQFGLGASAWTNDLTEKARFIQELQAGSVFVNGMVKSDPRLPFGGIKRSGIGRELGREGLLEFANIKTIWVQ
- a CDS encoding acetolactate synthase large subunit, encoding MVELNTAELLVKCLENEGVDYIFGLPGEENLHVLQALKHSSIQFITVRHEQGAAFMADVYGRLTGKAGVCLSTLGPGATNLMTGVADANLDRAPLVAITGQVGTDRMHIESHQYLDLVAMFAPVTKWNAQIVRPGITPEVVRRAFKLAQTEKPGAVHIDLPENIAAMTAPGYPLQKHDLEKTFASFHSIETAATAISQAKNPIILVGNGAIRASASPAVTRFAQQLNIPVANTFMGKGVIPYTSPLALWSVGLQSRDFITCGFERSDLVICIGYDLVEYSPKKWNPDSQIPVIHIDATPAEVDSSYIPIAEVIGDISDSLEEILKRVDRQGKPTPYGLELRENIVADYEYYAQDTEFPIKPQKIIYDLRKVMGGDDIVISDVGAHKMWMARHYHCEKPNTCLISNGFAAMGIAIPGAIAAKLVYPDRKVVAVSGDGGFMMNCQELETALRIGTNFVTLIFNDGAYGLIDWKQHNYFGESAFIQFSNPDFVKFAESMGLKGYRVTQTADLLPTLQEALAQSVPAVIDCPVDYRENLKFTQRSGEVVCNI